A window of Candidatus Dormiibacterota bacterium contains these coding sequences:
- a CDS encoding Rrf2 family transcriptional regulator produces MIRLSKRTDYGFLAIQLLMSVPSGEYRSAREIAARHNIPPALMAKLLQRLARKGLVASHHGIKGGYQIARPASEINLMQIIEALEGPVKTSDCRHATPDECRRSGSCDGCRPGRAVQKKIAEILERTTLRDLALLQEVPE; encoded by the coding sequence ATGATCCGCCTGTCCAAGAGGACCGACTACGGCTTCCTGGCGATCCAACTCCTGATGTCGGTGCCGAGCGGGGAGTACCGGAGCGCGCGCGAAATCGCGGCGCGGCACAACATACCTCCGGCCCTGATGGCCAAGCTCCTCCAGCGTCTGGCCCGCAAGGGTCTGGTCGCCTCGCACCACGGCATCAAGGGGGGCTACCAGATCGCCCGGCCGGCCTCCGAAATCAATCTGATGCAGATCATCGAGGCCCTCGAGGGACCCGTGAAGACCTCCGACTGCCGGCATGCTACGCCTGATGAATGCCGCAGGTCCGGGTCGTGCGACGGCTGCCGTCCGGGGCGGGCGGTGCAGAAAAAGATCGCGGAGATCCTGGAGCGCACGACGCTCAGGGACCTGGCGCTGCTGCAGGAGGTGCCGGAGTGA
- a CDS encoding IscS subfamily cysteine desulfurase: MKGVPVYMDNHATTRVDPRVVEAMLPYFDSDYGNAASRTHVFGWRAEEAVTRARIQVARLIGADPKEIVFTSGATESNNLAILGAFEACRSKGDHLVTGATEHAAVLDPVEALRARGARVTVLPVDPQGRVDPGDVRRAITDRTVLVSLMLANNEVGTLHPAAEIGRICKDRGVLFHSDAAQAIGKVPVDVRALGVDLLSMSAHKVYGPKGTGALYVRRRDPRVVLDPILHGGGHERGLRSGTLNVPGIVGMGQALEIAASEMPGESVRLRALRDRLHGRITERIDDVRLNGHPVERLPHNLNLSFAYVEGEALLMALDDVAVSSGSACTSAKKEPSHVLRAMGLSDAEAVTSIRFGLGRFNTRDEVDEVVDRVDAAVKRLRAISPLYAAARGGAGISAR, encoded by the coding sequence GTGAAGGGGGTCCCGGTCTACATGGACAACCACGCGACCACGCGGGTCGATCCGCGCGTGGTCGAGGCGATGCTGCCGTACTTCGACAGCGACTACGGCAACGCCGCGTCGCGCACGCACGTCTTCGGCTGGCGGGCGGAGGAGGCGGTCACGCGGGCGCGCATCCAGGTGGCCCGGCTGATCGGCGCCGATCCCAAGGAGATCGTCTTCACCTCCGGCGCCACGGAATCGAACAACCTGGCGATCCTCGGCGCGTTCGAGGCCTGCCGGTCGAAGGGGGACCACCTGGTGACCGGGGCCACCGAGCACGCCGCAGTCCTCGACCCGGTCGAGGCGCTGCGGGCGCGCGGCGCGCGCGTGACCGTCCTGCCGGTGGACCCCCAGGGGCGCGTCGATCCCGGCGACGTGCGCCGGGCGATCACCGACCGCACCGTTCTCGTCTCGCTCATGCTCGCGAACAACGAGGTCGGCACGCTGCATCCGGCGGCCGAGATCGGCCGCATCTGCAAGGACAGGGGCGTGCTGTTCCACAGCGACGCGGCGCAGGCGATCGGCAAGGTCCCGGTGGACGTGCGGGCTCTGGGGGTCGACCTCCTGTCGATGTCGGCCCACAAGGTCTACGGGCCGAAGGGGACCGGGGCTCTGTACGTGAGGCGCCGGGACCCGCGTGTGGTGCTCGACCCGATCCTGCACGGAGGGGGTCACGAGCGCGGCCTGCGCTCCGGCACGCTGAACGTGCCGGGCATCGTCGGCATGGGTCAAGCACTCGAGATCGCCGCGTCCGAGATGCCCGGGGAGTCGGTGCGTCTGCGCGCCCTGCGCGACCGCCTGCACGGCCGCATCACGGAACGGATCGACGACGTGCGGCTCAACGGCCACCCCGTCGAGAGACTGCCGCACAACCTCAATCTCAGCTTCGCGTACGTGGAGGGGGAGGCGCTCCTGATGGCGCTCGACGATGTCGCCGTGTCGTCCGGATCCGCCTGCACCTCGGCGAAGAAGGAGCCGTCGCACGTCCTGCGCGCCATGGGGCTCAGCGACGCGGAGGCGGTCACATCGATCCGCTTCGGTCTGGGCCGCTTCAACACACGGGACGAGGTCGACGAGGTCGTCGATCGCGTCGACGCGGCGGTCAAGAGGCTGCGGGCCATCTCCCCGTTGTACGCGGCGGCGCGCGGCGGGGCCGGGATATCAGCGCGATGA